The region CATCATGTTCGACGGCTCTCGACCGCATGCCGTTTGATGGCTTCGATCAAGCGCGCTTCTTCTTGTTGGGTGAGATAGAGGCGGACGCCGTAATAGCGAATGCGGGCAAACGGCTTTTCCCATACGAGCTTGCCTTGGACCGTAAACGAAGCGCCGCTCAGCGCAAATGACACTTCCACCG is a window of Geobacillus kaustophilus DNA encoding:
- a CDS encoding PilZ domain-containing protein, with protein sequence MRFKRQEPFRYQFGQPLPAELRIADASYNVLIDDISPHGMKVEVESRLPFSHDGVPVEVSFALSGASFTVQGKLVWEKPFARIRYYGVRLYLTQQEEARLIEAIKRHAVESRRT